The following coding sequences are from one Alkalinema sp. FACHB-956 window:
- a CDS encoding PAS domain-containing sensor histidine kinase, with protein sequence MFLFFLGLSIGLLALLLYRARLMAKLAQLTRAYQLSDPNLNLSLTSQITRMMQRSHVRCDRLRQNVTDLQHIIDALPIGYLQVDDENQLTWCNPQALQLLEIENFDSSSPRLLLEIVRSYDLDALIDRARHKQKSCMREWVFNPVSVDVANVQVKQSRPLRGYAFPLQEDCVAVILENREEATLLAQQRDRWTSDVAHELRTPLTSIRLVAEMLQYRVDEDSRQWVDRLLKEVIRLSTLVQEILDLSQLEASKNRPLKLSRIDLPQLIQSAWLSLEPISRTKGIDLRYQGPERLILEGDENRLHRVLINLLDNGIKYTIPDRPIRITVNVIQNPVPTPTWGPANATTMPWVQVDIIDGGLGFPAEIDLSVVFERFYRADPSRTRQSVGPHGLYSAQPSTLQPSTLQPSTPSSLSSASEAIAPTLGQSSNTPSYSSPSRLEVQPFQPSSGSGLGLAIVRQIVEMHHGTVTAQNHPDGGAWIQIKLPQKQS encoded by the coding sequence GTGTTTTTATTCTTTCTGGGGCTGTCGATCGGCCTGCTGGCACTTCTCCTCTATCGGGCACGGCTCATGGCCAAGCTGGCTCAGTTGACTCGGGCATACCAGTTAAGTGATCCTAATCTCAACTTATCCCTCACGTCGCAGATCACTCGAATGATGCAGCGCTCCCATGTGCGGTGCGATCGTCTGCGACAAAATGTCACAGATCTCCAACATATTATTGATGCCCTTCCCATTGGATATCTACAAGTAGACGATGAAAATCAACTGACGTGGTGTAATCCCCAAGCGTTGCAATTGCTGGAAATTGAAAATTTTGACAGCTCCAGCCCCCGGCTATTGCTGGAAATTGTACGATCCTACGATTTGGATGCCTTGATCGATCGGGCCAGACATAAACAGAAAAGTTGTATGCGGGAATGGGTGTTTAATCCCGTATCGGTGGATGTCGCCAATGTGCAAGTGAAGCAGAGTCGGCCTTTACGGGGCTATGCATTTCCGTTACAGGAAGATTGTGTCGCGGTGATTTTAGAAAACCGAGAAGAAGCAACCCTCTTAGCCCAGCAGCGCGATCGCTGGACATCGGATGTGGCCCACGAGTTACGCACCCCACTGACTTCAATTCGTCTCGTCGCGGAAATGCTGCAATACCGAGTCGATGAGGATTCGCGCCAATGGGTCGATCGCCTGCTCAAGGAAGTGATCCGCCTGAGTACCCTAGTTCAAGAAATTCTCGATCTGAGCCAACTGGAAGCCAGCAAAAATCGTCCCCTCAAGCTCAGTCGTATTGATCTGCCCCAACTGATTCAATCCGCTTGGCTGAGTTTAGAACCCATTTCCCGGACTAAAGGTATTGACCTCCGCTACCAAGGGCCAGAGCGCCTGATTCTAGAAGGCGATGAAAATCGGCTCCACCGTGTTTTGATTAATCTTTTAGACAACGGTATTAAATACACAATTCCCGATCGACCCATTCGCATCACCGTGAATGTGATCCAAAACCCTGTTCCCACCCCGACCTGGGGCCCCGCTAACGCCACAACAATGCCCTGGGTTCAAGTTGACATTATTGATGGGGGCTTAGGGTTTCCGGCGGAGATCGATCTCTCGGTCGTGTTTGAACGGTTTTATCGCGCTGACCCTTCGCGCACCCGCCAGTCCGTTGGCCCCCACGGGCTATATTCCGCCCAGCCCAGTACCCTCCAACCCAGTACCCTCCAACCCAGTACTCCCAGTTCACTGAGCTCCGCCTCGGAAGCGATTGCACCCACCCTTGGCCAATCTTCGAACACCCCGTCCTATTCCTCCCCGTCCAGGCTGGAGGTTCAACCGTTTCAGCCCAGCAGTGGCAGCGGCCTCGGCCTCGCGATCGTGCGGCAAATTGTAGAAATGCACCATGGCACGGTTACCGCCCAAAACCATCCCGACGGAGGGGCCTGGATTCAGATTAAATTGCCGCAAAAGCAGAGTTAA
- a CDS encoding response regulator transcription factor: MSLGRVLIIEDEELIRETVALALTEEGYEVTVAADGRAALEILQASALVGAGGSSAYSNVNQTAPREQPDLIILDLMLPNISGLDLCRLIRRQGSSVPILMLSAKGTETDRVVGLEIGADDYMTKPFGMRELVARCRALLRRQQQFQPALPDSTLVFQNIVMYPQECRVLVKGNEVNLSPKEFKLLELFMRHPKRVWSRDQLLERIWSHDFIGDSKTVDVHIRWLREKLENDPSNPEYLVTVRGFGYRFG; encoded by the coding sequence ATGAGTTTGGGTCGAGTTCTAATTATCGAAGACGAAGAACTCATTCGTGAGACCGTCGCCCTGGCATTGACGGAAGAAGGCTATGAAGTCACGGTAGCTGCGGATGGCCGTGCGGCATTGGAAATTCTTCAGGCTTCAGCCTTAGTGGGTGCAGGTGGGAGTTCTGCCTACAGCAATGTTAACCAAACCGCTCCCCGCGAACAGCCGGATTTGATCATCCTAGATTTGATGTTGCCTAATATCAGTGGCTTGGATTTGTGTCGGCTGATTCGGCGGCAGGGGAGTAGTGTGCCAATTTTGATGCTGAGCGCAAAGGGCACGGAAACCGATCGGGTCGTCGGTCTAGAGATTGGAGCCGATGACTACATGACGAAACCCTTTGGGATGCGGGAACTCGTGGCGCGGTGTCGGGCATTACTGCGGCGGCAACAGCAATTTCAGCCAGCCCTCCCCGATTCCACGCTGGTCTTTCAGAACATCGTCATGTATCCCCAGGAATGCCGCGTTTTGGTCAAGGGCAACGAGGTCAATTTATCCCCCAAGGAATTTAAGCTGTTGGAATTATTTATGCGCCATCCCAAGCGGGTTTGGTCGCGTGATCAACTGTTAGAGCGCATTTGGAGCCATGATTTTATTGGCGATAGTAAAACCGTTGATGTTCATATTCGCTGGCTGAGAGAAAAACTGGAAAATGACCCTAGTAATCCCGAGTATCTCGTAACGGTTCGGGGCTTTGGCTATCGCTTTGGGTAA
- a CDS encoding CopD family protein, with protein MLFKLLVILHTLGATVWVGGHLVLAVTVLPQALKHQDPDRIHQFEAHFEGFGLAALFLQVLTGLWLTWIYFPGFQNFGAFNSFLSQYIAIKLGLLVATLGLAIHARFFIIPKLTQATLNALAYHIVGITTLAVLFVVLGAGIRLGGLL; from the coding sequence ATGCTATTCAAGCTTTTAGTGATTTTGCATACCTTGGGGGCTACCGTCTGGGTCGGTGGCCATCTCGTTCTCGCGGTGACCGTTTTACCCCAAGCCTTAAAACATCAAGATCCCGATCGCATCCATCAGTTTGAGGCGCACTTTGAAGGGTTTGGACTCGCCGCACTGTTCCTCCAAGTCCTAACTGGTTTGTGGTTGACCTGGATCTATTTTCCAGGATTCCAGAACTTTGGAGCTTTCAATTCATTCTTGTCCCAATATATTGCCATAAAATTGGGATTGCTAGTGGCAACACTAGGTTTGGCCATTCATGCCCGCTTTTTCATCATTCCCAAACTGACTCAAGCAACGCTGAATGCCCTTGCCTACCACATTGTTGGCATCACAACCTTAGCGGTGTTATTTGTCGTTTTAGGTGCAGGAATCCGCCTAGGCGGACTCCTCTAA
- a CDS encoding peroxiredoxin: protein MTIKVGDAIPDVTLKAQTGETVNLKSFIGQKCVVLYFYPKDDTPGCTKESCGFRDSYTAFQEAGAEVIGISGDSVSSHQQFANKYQLPFTLLSDEGNGVRKAFGVPSTLGLLPGRVTYVIDRQGIVRHIFNSQLNFQGHIDESLSIVQDLAKA from the coding sequence ATGACAATCAAAGTTGGCGATGCGATTCCCGACGTGACCTTAAAGGCTCAAACGGGAGAAACCGTTAATCTCAAAAGTTTCATCGGCCAAAAGTGTGTGGTGCTCTACTTCTATCCCAAGGATGACACTCCCGGCTGCACCAAAGAATCCTGCGGCTTTCGTGATAGCTATACCGCCTTCCAAGAGGCTGGAGCCGAGGTGATTGGCATTAGTGGAGATAGCGTCAGTTCCCACCAGCAATTTGCTAACAAATATCAGTTGCCCTTTACCCTCCTCAGCGACGAAGGCAATGGGGTTCGCAAAGCCTTTGGGGTGCCCTCAACCCTGGGACTCCTGCCGGGACGGGTGACCTATGTCATCGATCGCCAGGGAATTGTGCGGCACATTTTTAATTCCCAACTCAACTTCCAAGGTCACATTGATGAATCATTATCCATCGTTCAAGATTTAGCCAAAGCCTAG
- a CDS encoding DUF2993 domain-containing protein translates to MEPFTIVLSILLGLVSPVGVVGDRLAAQQIRKQFKQVEQLEVRIDNAPNHQILQGKVNKVRLAGRGLFPIEGLRLDTLEVETDPIVLKGLKTQLAKPLQAGVYLFLTEADLNRALQSPTVTDRIKNLSFRFLQPEEADQVARYDLVNPQVDFLPNSRVRLQTELTEQGYPDRLAIVAETKLQVIAGKKLQLTQMTLTLNGQPAPKAVVEAIAQGISQRLDLQRLEQSNTTARILQLQTDDRGLGLTTFVQVRPR, encoded by the coding sequence ATGGAACCTTTTACGATTGTGCTGTCAATTCTGTTAGGGTTGGTGTCCCCGGTGGGGGTCGTGGGCGATCGCTTGGCAGCGCAACAAATTCGTAAACAGTTTAAACAGGTGGAACAGTTGGAAGTGCGGATTGATAATGCACCTAACCACCAAATTTTGCAGGGCAAGGTGAATAAAGTGCGCCTTGCAGGCCGGGGGTTGTTTCCGATCGAGGGTCTGCGCCTGGATACCCTAGAAGTAGAAACGGATCCAATTGTCCTAAAGGGGCTGAAAACGCAATTAGCAAAACCCCTACAAGCGGGTGTCTATTTATTTTTGACGGAGGCGGATTTAAATCGGGCCTTACAATCGCCAACGGTGACCGATCGCATTAAAAACCTCAGTTTTCGCTTTTTGCAACCGGAAGAAGCCGATCAAGTAGCTCGTTACGACTTGGTCAATCCGCAGGTTGATTTCCTACCCAATAGCCGCGTACGGTTGCAAACGGAACTGACAGAACAAGGCTATCCCGATCGCCTCGCCATTGTGGCAGAAACGAAACTCCAAGTCATCGCGGGTAAAAAGCTACAACTGACGCAAATGACCCTGACCCTCAACGGTCAACCGGCTCCTAAGGCCGTGGTTGAGGCGATCGCCCAGGGTATTAGTCAACGCTTGGATCTGCAACGCTTAGAGCAGTCCAACACCACCGCCCGGATTTTGCAACTGCAAACGGACGATCGGGGCTTAGGGCTAACCACTTTTGTGCAAGTGCGCCCCCGTTAA